TAGGTCTGGATTGTCACAGGGGGAGGAGGGCATATTCACGTATGCGCATGTGTCTTCTCACTGTATGGATGTGGCGGGGTTGAAGCAGAGAAGGGAGTTGTGTGCGACAGGGATGTGGGGGCCTCAGGGAGAGGGATGTGTCTTGATGGATACAGCAGGGAAGGGGTTGACCACAGCACACCTTGCCCCTGGATCgggtttccctcctccctcccagtgcctgatgttcactttcattttctatctgagccttgtctcccagaagaggaggagagaggctggccAAGGACACAACAGCATAGAAGGCAGGacaggagccagggcagagcaaagctgctgcagcccagagaggtGAAGGTGAGTCCCTTTCCCCagttcctcccctccatccccctatGCAAGCAGTTAGGGGCACTCAAGCTGgggaatgactttttttcatcCCAGCAAGCTGCAGGTGGGGATAGAAACAAGTCCAAAGTTGCTGCTCTGGGTTTGCCCTGAGATGGAGCAAGGGGAAGAGATGGCTGGGACCCTGTGCTCAACACCCCTAGTCTTTGCATGCAAACCCCTTCTCCTaagtgctcagcccctgagtTTGGACCCCCTTACCCCGTAAGCCATTTGTTTGTGGATTTCCAGCTCAGCTCTCAACTAGCTAAGCTCCCGTAAGCTTCAACCATGTGTCCTAACCTATCTTTTGCTCCCTGCTGGTGCGTCTGTGCCGGGAGCCTCTCTCCCATCATTCCTCTTGTCCTaggtccctgcctgcagccattgCTCTGTTACCCACCCTTGTTGGCACCCTTGCTTAGCCACTCAGCAAACTAGCAAAGTTCAAATCTCTGTTAGTGGCATAGCGTGGAGTGCTGCCCCCATCACCTGAACTGAATGTAGCAGAATTGGGCCTTTAAGCCCTGGGCTTTTAGAAGCTGAGCTGAGCATTTCTGTCGTGAGACAAATGGGAGGGGGCTCTGCACCTCTGCTCAGTGTCAGCATTGCCTCCATGgcagcatttgcaggagggcaagaggaggAGGTGGGTCAGAAGGAAGCTGGTGCAAAGAATGTTTTCCTTGGGAAAATGAGGTAGGATGAAAATGAGTGTTCCTGTTTGGACTGTGGGTATCCACACCCTGTTAACCAGCCTGTCTCACTGTCCCCTCTGCTCGCTGTGTTTGTCATGAGCAAAGGCATCCGGAATCTGCATGGCGCTGCCCATTTGCCTGTTTGAGACCACAcagaggcaggggctggtggTGCAGCAGAAGACCCTGCAAGTGCTGCAGAATTCCCACAGCCTGTGGTGGTAGTGGCCATCACAGGGCTGTACTGCACTGGAAAGTCCCACCTCATGAACAGGCTGGCTCGTGAGAGGATGGGTGAGAGAGGTGGTGAACCAGGCAGGTCCCAGCTCTGAATAGCCAGGGTGCCTGTGTTTTCTTGCTCTCTATCTAACACTGCTCAGCCCCTCATGTCCTCTCCACAGGTTTCTCCCTGGGCTTCACCATGCAGGCCCATACCAAAGGTATCTGGATGTGGTGCgtgcctcagccctgctggcctggACACACTCTGGTGCTACTGGACACTGAAGGGCAGGGCGATGTGGAAAAGGTGTGGGAGAAGCAGAGACTTCCTTTTGTGACGACAGAGCACTTTGtggaagctctcaagggcccagccatgtggcaggactcaaggtgttctcattgcctgcactggtgtgccaggaagagacagaggctgtggggaaggaggctagtgcagagctAACTGGGTAAAGTCTTCCGGCTGATGAAGTCCTGCCtggcatccttcacctctgcctttgactgtCAGAGACCTCGTTCTGCCTGGCatcctggctgtctgcagggTAGTGGAACCAGTCTGTGTCTGGGCCCATGCTGGTTGGTGGGACACCTTCCCAGGCGCTCTCCCTCTCATTCTGGTTCTTTGATTACTGAGCAGCCGTTAGGCTGGTGGACCTTCTGATTTTCTTGTACTGGTGAGctgagaactggacacagcattgcagaggtggtctcaccagtgctgagtagaggggaaggatcacttcacttgacctgctggcgacactcttcctaGTGCAACCCAGGATggtgttggccttctttgccacaagggtgcaaTGCTGGTGTTATAGGTAAATGTGACAAATCGTAATGACCACTCTAACTGGGTTGcattaattccaatttaataaaataattgagcaagtcacaagtaagcaaaacagcgctgggcggccggggagtctctgctccaccaacggcgcgcaaaattcccctgctcacagtctccttatatgcggctctagttccaggtatacgtggcacttcctgtaacttctgcggttgcgccgactgctgctagggggtcttcttcagccctctggtggtcgtggggatgaaggctggagtcttcctctgcattgtgagtggcgaccctcaggtcacgcatatattttacaactgtgtgacctcgccatcgccatattaggctatctaaactaacattgccgcttcgctggctcaactcagttatctcaggcggggtacatgcccccaccacaggatgtaggatgttcccaaggctgtttctcactctgATGTAACAAGCACATTTTACAATCCAggctgttcccaaggctgtttcttactttgatgtaacaaattagcacatatcacacggactgcctgaggagggcagcggacgggctgccctgcgcctcggccctcgctgccgccgggtccggggccgcgacaccccccctgcgccagccaccaccaggcaacatggcggggggcggggcttgcgcgcctccccgccgcggctccaggGCGTGCTGGCTGCAGGCCATGCCCCCTGCGGGCAGGgcggcgaccggcactgagccgccgccgccgtcgccatggggacggcgggcggttggggcggcttcgcgcggggccggtcggttccgccggcgcgcggaggggtcgcgagggagctgggcggccgcggcggcgaggagcgcgcagcccttgggcgtcgctgcctggcgtggagccgcgcggcggtggggcgggcgcagcccgggccggctttcgctctcgtctctccccgaggcaggtccccgggatgaggagcgccgtcaaggagccgcccgcaccccgcagccgccgctacgctgctcgcggcaagcaccgcaCCTCTgctggccccggccctggccccagccccggaCGTGCTggcttgtgcccccgagcgggagggctgcggccgcagcgcgccgcgctcTGAGGTGTATCCCACGTTGCTCGCCCTGccgcttgcctgggccataagtgagaaggctgttggatgcttgttgtcgttgttttccctagctcgtataccacctcctgcagcccatacgtgtcacgtcacgcacagcataaggaaccagggacagcagtggctcgctaaaatggcctggcaaactgctgctttgctctcccactgtcctccgagtctaggagcatttctgcatttacactttaaggaaagctctcttgctttccccggtttcctccccgctttcctcattctccagcaatagCCCTTCGATGTGCGCGAAAAATGCTGgaaggactggcgaaggcctagccagttctgcgggtgacatcttaattacggcaacgagtcgatcagagtgccaagaaggatttcaagaggcgccgtcaaggacagagcagtctgcctcaaaaggaggcgggaaaggcacactaagtagcccatcaccaccgctgctcaaatcttgcaggctttattcagtgaactctgttgtttccagcagagtgccacgcagagtcctcttcggtgggtaccgcatcaccgtggaccctcagtcgatacacgcatgtgtattgcgggtggccccagttgctcagcacctccagcttcacgtattgtatggagtcagagcgctcgttctgaaatgagaagaaagcagctgtcttttcctctctatccTTTGACTccttagagcttctcccctgccagctacacttctcctcctcttcctcctctcctacgcttctcctgcctcttcctcaccgtaccttcagctggaaagtctcaaagggatgttctgcagccatgtacgtgaactctcctaggaacagcccctgctcctcgttttctgccttcatcccctacacaaagacagggggggagaaaacaagagagtgagatacacagcgggaagacgcagcttccctaggggaactaacgaagcggccagaatgaggcctaggtggcagtgttgggaagagcaactttgggtgtgcaggaaagagaactggcaccaaggaggaaagagcaagtaggggcaagcttcattatttgggaggagtggtggcagagccagtgtgccagctcccgtaactcagggctcatttagtaGCACGTGGCCCctgaaatgggaagctttgcttcaagtgcacaccacaaaggaaaggagtgtaaaggaaatggaggaactcaaagcaatttgtttcttctccaggctcggaggaagtcacgggcctgggagaagcctcccggcattgcgggacctgtattcacccgcccgccgctgcccttgctgcaaggcttagaaatgctcctcacaaccccccgactctagaaaccacttacatagacagcaaagtcctttggagcactggagatgttttctccaggggacactctcactgaaatatgttccagagtaacagctcgtggaaagattgctttaggcagcttgatgaagacatgaccctgactcccggcgaaagaccagcagtttcccggctgatttgcaggctgaaagaagaacaatgcacactgttcatgtggcaaagggaaactctcaacagtgcatttggtcccccccgccagagtggttgctctctgtttcttggtgggcctacctcaaggagaacctcaggagacttcatggagtgcagcaatggcagcccagcccagtagagtattcctttggtattgcggaaggaggcagaagtcttggaatgcacgatggtagcccctgaaacacgaatgcacccatcaagtcctgccttccctcgaggactgcatctgtttctagggctgtgatctatccggagcatctcaggaaccacgcaggctgccgacctgtcctcagacaagcaacagagacgctcccctacgacacttatttcagttcctgacatgcatGAACGCCAGGCAcactcggagagaaaaggacttcttgaacaaccgtcttgtatgtgaacagtcgcagccctgctacctgcctcctttccctccactcttacttccatggactccacgtagggctccccaaggagcAACCAAGAGATgccgacatagctgtgtcctaatgaacactgccaccgtgatgcctctttgcactgcactgtcaacttgaaaaatgctactacgtgttcctagatctccagcagcaatagtcacctctgtcttccttgcgtgagccccctgcaacacacagcagggactcgttcagctgtgctaatgggccatggaaaaggaaagctaacataggcctaagcatagacaggaggtgccctggcttgcttgttcctgtgcctttagagccgcacctgatgctttgcgggcaaaatccggcatctggacttggttatattccagcttctccagtgcttcatcgattaacttctgagcatcctggcaaGGAACAccaaagagagcaggtattagcggcaaggaggcacatgcCAGCTCCCCTcctgggccagctaaggtgaacttggctgttgcactctgccctaaggagcttggcaattccctgaaaagctcccaggtttgctcggctctcaTTGGCTAGTATCAGaagagcggggctgctcactccagcgctccgaaagctgaagttgcgggaacgtctttcttcctcttacaatgcacaggggcaggccattggcagcggcctctctctggctcaccaccagctccctccttgctttgcaggaactactgctggagctgaaggacaccttTTCTaggcagaacacttgtgctgacagtgcctgcacaggggtcgtaggaggccgagcaaacggccgaggagagagccttcatggcccacagcgcttatgacccagccccttttccaactgcattccccagagcaggagagcagcaacCCTGGCTGTAACAGCGGCTTGCCCCTGCGTtggcaaagccaacgtgaacccaaggctgccaggcgccaCTCAGGGAGCTGCGTTACAAGGTCTCCCGGAGAactggctgccacatcagcagcaggtggaaataggggctgcagggactgtcCTTCCAGTTTGTTCCCAGAGATGATACCTAGACtgagaggaagatgagctgaagacaagtgcaACTCCCTTTGCggccctctgctgccctgcaaggagcgtggagccacagaagaagcaactgcagagacccatcctacttgttgcagcagcacaagcctttctgctggctctggcagggaaccctactagcatacgtgccgggctgaggaaaaaaatctctgacaagagcctcctgcaatggccccttacccaTCCTGTCATGCCCAgcagctcagtctgcttcagggcttcgccgagagcgcgccgggcaatgtcctttgtgctccatcgcagagcgtgaaggacttcctggagctcacgcagctgtccttggagggtctcgatttcaccgagtactgctcctaacacctcatccgcttgcctggaagaagtgcgccacagagacagagaccactgttctggcaGGCTgctgctatgccacgggaatgggagagaggcaacaaagctccctgaggtgactggcagcatcaggtggctggactcccatcagtggctgagagctgcagaagcagctgcagcatggcgaCTACCCCTATGgcccttgtcaagcagcagaaaggtggagcttccaacagcccagcctagctaaggggctcacgcagggcttgctccaggcctcgaaggcacctcgacatagagctgaccaccggcgagaaaggcaaggcgcaaaggcagacagggcagtgggggaagagctgtgggaattgtgtcgcgtgaagttggtgtgagacgggactggagctcctctagagcatcatctagtcaagaggaaatcatttttacctctgcgtcttcacgtgcacgccagagagaggaaactcctcctagagggacaagaaaggcaacattcagtccaaacactaacaggcctgctgcagaaatgaagctctatggcctttacagcaacgggaagcaaacaggcacagacacCGTGCCTCCGGGGACTCCGCTACTCCCCTATCATGCACTGGGAAATGATCACgacagactgccaggcaagagaacacaattcacactgccTAGTGTGGTATTCGAGAAGCATCTAGCCTTTGAAATTTCCTGCAATTCAAcagatcgattcttaaaaagcccttctactctaaagttgcttgcttaatcaggcacacacacacatattttttcgGGGTTGCTACGTTGAAcggctgggcaaagaatgagccaaaCCAAAAGACTCAAGATCTCAAAAGCaacacagtgctttgcagaaacttacagacccacacctgcagaacagcGGAGCATGTTCAGCTCTCTGCTATGTCTGGTGCCCAGACCAAttcaccttcacctgacagacctggcaatgtggctcgtggaccttgccctagcccccgaaagaaaggcacttttaacaaagccgcacttgatgcccttgagctaaggctggcagaagcagccttcatttgaggcactcagaaggtcacctgctggcaGACAGATTTAaaagaggagaagatgcaggccTTCGATGCTGCTCTGCTCGTCCAGATGCTTTCgtcatcaagcagccccacgtggtaaacacctgtcagtcacaaaccAAAGCTCTGTTTACACTtggaacttgctcatgccggaagagttgtgcgcaagcagggctccagtgcttcaggcatgcaagcgcttctgaggctgcagactacttgggaagggtggcaagccaaccctggggagctcccgggcttttttagcgcttcatgagaccttaaccagctgcctccctccacagggctgcctgctgcaCTCCGAGGGTCGGGCACACACGCCATCATTGTCTCTCCACTCTTCTTCTTGGGAAGAGATAacgatggaagaggggcctccgaacagatgaagagtccttc
This Apteryx mantelli isolate bAptMan1 unplaced genomic scaffold, bAptMan1.hap1 HAP1_SCAFFOLD_40, whole genome shotgun sequence DNA region includes the following protein-coding sequences:
- the LOC136996441 gene encoding SUN domain-containing protein 3-like, with product MFPQRFVLQVVGTTARLGRRFCWCCLLCFAAFLDAQKLIDEALEKLEYNQVQMPDFARKASGATIVHSKTSASFRNTKGILYWAGLPLLHSMKSPEVLLEPANQPGNCWSFAGSQGHVFIKLPKAIFPRAVTLEHISVRVSPGENISSAPKDFAVYGMKAENEEQGLFLGEFTYMAAEHPFETFQLKNERSDSIQYVKLEVLSNWGHPQYTCVYRLRVHGDAVPTEEDSAWHSAGNNRVH